From the Bacteroidales bacterium genome, the window ATTTGTATTTTTTATCTTTGCAATACTGCACCATTTCCACCAGTTCTTTTTGTGAGATCACCAAATAAGCCGTACCTGGTTCCACTTCATTTTCTTCTACGCGTTGTACTATGTCAAAATGTATCCCGTGGTCCTTACAGAAACGTTTGAAATACCTGATACTGCTCCGTGGATGAAAGGAGGAATCGGGAAAGTACAACACCAGTTTTTTATATTTCCGGATCATCGACCATCCCGACTCCAGACTGTCGTACATGGCTTGATCAAAATCCTGGCAGACATAAGCATAATTTTCTGCCTTATATTTTCCCCAATCCAGCATCAATAATTTTCCGGGATCGATCTTTTTCAATGTGTCACTGATCCGGTCGTTATTGAAATTCATTACCACATACATATTGTACCGTCCTAAGCTGTCGTTAATAACGGAATCGAAAACACGAAGGTTATAGTGGTGGAACAGGAGGTCAATGGTGTAGTTTTTTGGTAGATTACTCACTACCGAATTATAAAGTACATCCTTAAAAGGTGAAAATGTATCGAGCAGCATGAATACTTTATTGACCGTTCCTTTCACATAATAACCCTTGGATGCCGTAGAATCAATGATCCCCCGCCTTTTTAACTCCTGGTAAGCTTTGAAGACCGTATCACGGGCAATGGAATTTTCTTTGCTGATCTGATTAATGGATGGAAGAAAATCACCTGTTTTATATTGTTCTTCACTGATGGACATGATCAGTGCCTCAATCAACTGCTGAATTTTTGAGCTATCGGCTTTAAATTCAATTTTCATTCTTTTAAATCCATTAATGATTTATTATAAAGCAACATACAGCTATGCTGTGCTGTGCTGTGCTGATACGAAAATAGAAATTAATTATTGAAAATAAAAATTAATTAAAAAATAATTAAATGAACCACTCTACTCTTCGATTAATATTGGTTTTGAAAATGGTCAGGACAGGATAATGTTATTTTTGATCACCCTATTTAGCCCGTGTTTTGACCTACTCAGTCATGAAATTTAAAAGCATTTATGATAAAGAGTTTATGTGCTATAGGGTCTTGTTTTGTAGTTCTTTGTTTTTGAAAAAAATCATGATTACTTTTGTGTTTTTATTATATCCATTATCCGGGAAGTTTTAATTATCTTTCTATAAAAACCAAATAGCTTTATGGCTGAATCTAAGAAATCATCGAAAATAATGAATGTACTAAGAAAAATAATAAATCATTATATATTCAGGAATCTGGTGATTTTGTTCATTATCTGCCTGATGGTCTATTTTGGAGTATTGGTTATCTTACGGCATTATACACACCATGGAGAAGCTTTAGCTGTTCCTGAACTAAGAGGGTTAACTATGGAAGAAGCGCAAAAGGTGTTGTCTGAGAATAAAATGCGTGGACAGTTGGTCGATTCCGTATATATTACCTCTGCCAAACCTGGTGCTGTTGTAGGTCAGGATCCCGAACCAAAATTTAAGGTGAAGGAAAACAGGAATGTTTTTCTTACCATCAATGCCATTACTCCTGAAAAGGTAAAGATGCCGGATGTTGTCGGGATATCACTCAGGCAGGCAAAGAGTATACTCGAATTACAGGGGTTGAATGTGGGTGAGATCGTCTATATTCCGGATATTGCCAAGAATAATGTTTTAAAACAGACTTATAAAGGAAAAGAGATCAGAAAAGGAACGGAAGTCATCAAGGGTTCCGAGATAGATTTGGTCCTCGGCCGGGGATTGAGTGATGAAAGAACGGAAGTTCCCAATCTTAACGGGTTTTCTTTGTCAGATGCCCGTGATTACCTGACAAAATATTATCTCAATTTCGGCGTTATTTTATATGATGAATCGGTACTTACAAGTGCTGATTCTCTGAAGGCATTTATTTATCAGCAAAGACCAAGAGCTGATGTCGGCTCTACTCTTCAATTAGGATCTTCCATTGATGTATGGTTAACTGTTGATGAGACTAAGTCCCCTAATTATGTGGAAAAGGAAGATGGCGAAGAAACGAAATAACAGATGAAGAAATATCTCTTCGGTATATTGATTTCAGTAAATTGTATTTTTTTACAGGGACAGGCTCCTGTAACATTAGGGCTTGACCATAACCCTATCTTACAAAACCGTTCATCTAAGGGTACTTTATTGAAAAACGATATACAGGTCGATACTATTAGTTTGCCTTTTATTGACGATTTTTCCTATTATGCTACATCCAACTATCCCGATCCGTCATTATGGATGGACAGGAAAGTTTTCATCAACAACAATTATCCGGTACTTCCCCGTTCAAATGGAGTGGCTACTTTTGATGCATTGGATGAAAACGGGCAATTATATAATAATAAGGGAACCAGTTTTCGTGCCGACACCCTTACTTCGGGTCCGATCGATCTGGGCGGGTCAGATATGCTCAATGTTTACCTGAGTTTTTTTTACCAGCCGCAAGGTATTGGAGATGCCCCGGAAGAAGGAGATTCGCTGATTCTTCAGTTCAAATCATCTTCTGAAAGATGGGAAAACGTCTGGCGGATACCGGGAACGAAAAATCACCCTTTCAAACAAGTGTTGATACCGGTTATAGGTACGGATTATCTATATAAAGGATTTCAATTCAGGTTTGTAAATATTGTCAGTCTGAATCAGGATAAATTTAATGAAGGGAAGAAAGGAAATGCAGACCTGTGGCATATCGATTATGTCCGTTTGGATAAAAACAGAAATATCAATGATACAACCATGCTGGATGTTGCAATGGTCGCACCCATGAAATCGCTGATTAAAGGCTATCAGGCAATCCCATGGACCCATTATCCGGTGGCATTTTCCTATCTTCTGGAATCACAAATAGATATTACTTACCGTAACAACCATCATCTCGGGTATCTGGTGACCCGGGTATTTGAATCCACAGATCTCTATACATCGCAAGTGACTCCTATCGGGAATGCCGGTGCGGAAAATATCCGTGAAGGACAGGTGATAACCTATACCGAAGAGGTACTTGATCCGTTCATTACACCCTTTACCGATTCTGCTTTATTTGAGATTAAGGGATATCTTCGAACTGATGAATACGACCGCAAGGAAAACGATACCGTTCGTTTCTTACAGGTTTTTAAAAATTATTTTGCACGGGACGACGGTATTCCTGAAAGTGGATATGGTTACGAAGGCATCAATGCACAAGGGGCAGCCATTGCCTGCCGTTATGAAATGTTTATGCCCGATACGCTACAGGCCGTAGCCATGTATTTCAATCCTGTACAGGATAGTATAACACGCAAATATCGTTTCCGGATAGCTGTATGGAGAGATGATAAAGGCCGGCCGGGTGAACAGGTTTATCTGTCTTCGGAAGAGTATTCTCCTGAAGAAACCGGAAAGTACGTTCTTTATACTCTTGAAAAACCAGTGTATATAGACAGGTATTACTGGATAGGTTGGCAACAGGTTACAACGGGATTCTTAAATGTAGGATTTGATCTGAACTATAATGATAAGGGAAATCTTTGGTACAACAGTCCGGGTGTGTGGCAACAGGACTCCAATGATGGTACGTTAATGATACGTCCTTATGCAGGAAAACGTTCCGACTTCTCTACTTCATCCCCTCCTGTTATTGAAAAACGGCCGGAAAGCAGTCGTTTGATAGTATACCCTAACCCGGCTTCATATTATGTCCGGATTGAATTCGAATCGGACCAACCCATCAGTATTTCAGAGTACAATGTTGAAATATTCGGGGCTACCGGACAACTGCGTTACCGGTCTGCACTTACACAAAATCAGGTTGATATCAGTCAGTTGGAGCAGGGAATGTATGTTTTACGTCTCATCCACAGGAAAACAGGATATGTTCGTAAGCAAAGTTTTCTGATCGTCCGGTAATCCGGATCCGGTACATTATTTTCCTGCAATGGGATAAAAGGCATTTTCGATATGTTCTATTATGGTCTGATTTCCTATGATGATTGAAATAACATCAAAACGGACTTCCATCTCCATCTCATTTTCCTGGATGTACATGCCGGCAGCTTTAATCAATTGATGTTGTTTCCTGCGGGTAACGGAAACATACGGCTCAGCAACAGGATTTCCCGTACGGCATTTTACTTCTGCTATCACCAGTTCATTCCCTTTTGCGGCGATAATATCTATTTCCAGATGCTGATACCTCCAGTTGCGTTCTAGTATCCGATATCCATTTTCAGTCAGATATACAGTAGCGATATCCTCTCCTTTTTTCCCGGTTTCATTGTGTTCTGCCATGCATCACCGGGGATTATTCAGTGGATGGTTTCAATCAGGATTTTCGAGTCACATTCGGTACCATAGGTATAATGCATATCAGATTTACCTTTGACAGTTAGTTTACAGACCCCTTGTAAGGCTTTATAACAAGTCGACTTGAAAAGAAGGGTCTCACCTTCTGTACCCGATACGGTATTGGAATAGGTAAAGTTTGCGTCATCCCGTAGCATGCCGGTCATGGTTCCCGTAAAAGACCAGACATCGTCTTTAGGGTCGGCTTTTGTTTCCGCGCCTTCGATACGGGTATAACTCCCATTGGTTACATCACAGGTGATGATTACTTTTTTGTCATCCTCAAGGCTATGAATGGATGCAGTATTGAGCTTGTAGTCATAACGGTCGATCTGTGTTTCTCCTTCTGTGACAAACCTGCATGTAATGGGCATATTTCCTGTAACAATCTGTCCGTTAACTGAAAACCGGTTGGTTAGTTTGATGACGGCTGTTCTGCCGCTTTGCCCATAGACCTCTTTATCGGGCAGATCGATGGTAATGGTACCCATCAGTGTCATATCATTCAGGGACCATGCATTGTATTCAATGTCTACCACAAATTTCCCTTCCGACGGCTCTTTAAATGTGATGGTTTTCTTCCTTGATTCGTTTTCTTCTGTAATCGGATCCGTTGAATAGTTGTTTTTATCCACCAATGCCCAGGCATCTTCTGCCTCACGGAAAATAACAGAATAATAACTGGTTGCCCATACGACATCACCTACCATATCGATAGGCGTATATTCAACTTCATCATCGTCTTTTTTACAGGTAGGCAATAGTATGACAGCCAGTGCTACTATAATGATATTTTTTAACTTCATTTTCATTTGTTTATAATTTATTACGCTATGTTACTCGTGAGGTCAATTCTGCTGAGTTCGCTCCATGATTTTAAGTTCAGATGAACCCCGAAATCCAAAGGGTTCACCGAAAGTAACGGCTCAGCGGAGCTCAATACACCATAGATATTCATTACGGTTGATGAACAGTAATGTTCATGACATTTCAAGTTCTGTTTAACCCTATTATTTTTACGTTTAAGAAACATAATTGTTACAAAATTAGCAGAAAAGGAGCAGAAATCAAACTTCAATATTCCACAAATGGTCTTAATTGAAAAGTCCTATCGGCAAAGTAAGCCTTACCCCCATGCTACGGTATTCGAAATTTTCAAAGCCGACAAAAAAGCCGACATGCCAGATCAGTCCGATCGTATATCCGATTTCCATATAGTTCTTTATTTCCGGAGTATACAGGTAATTGACCTGAAGCCCTTCGGACCATAAACGGTCCCTGAAAAAAGGCAGGTATTTCAGCATCAGGTATGGTGTGGAAAAATAAGCATGGGCTTCAAGGTATTTATCAGATGTACTAAAACGATAATACTCCAACAGGTTGAATGTTTTGTCGCCGATCTGATTAATAACGATCGGTATCTCAGCTGTCCGGAAATGAACATAGTCTGGGAAATAAATATTCTTTCTGTTGACAAATGTTCCGGCTCCGACTACATACTTAAAATGCTGCATGATCCCTGTCTCAATAGTTTGAGCGATTCCGCCATACAACAGGTCGAAATCGCTGTCACTATTCAATACATCTTTTAAGCCTTTGCGCCAGCCTGCATAAAATGTAGGGAAATCAGAACGTACCATCCTTTTCCGGTTGGCCCGGTCAATCCGGTAGAAGAAACGTGGCGTATAATTGACGTGTAGATTAAAAGAAGTATTTGTGTGATGGGTCAATGGTAGTGTCAATTCATTATTTTTCGGTTCATTGGAAGTATACTCCCTTGAATCTTGATAGAAGAACGAATAATCGCTGTGGTTCTCCAGCATCCTTCTTTTTGAATACAGTAGGGTCATATCCAGCTGTAATCCATTGGCAATATCGATCCGGTTATTCACATGTGCGAATTCCTGGTCATATAATTTCATATAATTACGGCGGAAAAACAGTGACGATATGGTATTCTTAAGTGGAAGCATTCCCAGCAAACCATTAAAGTCCGTTGATTTGTGCCCGACAATTACCGACAGATTCCCTCTTCTTAACGGAGCATAGCTCAGATCGGATTTAACCTCCCACATTACTTTTTTCCGGTTGATCGCCCAGATCACTTCAGGGGTAATAGATAACCGGTTCTCCATCGGAGATTTCCCAAAATCCTTATAATAAGGAAGCCGTAGTCCGATATAAAAACCATCCACCGTGTTGAATCCCAGTTTTGACGATCTTAATCCCCGGTAACCCAGCGTTCCTGCTTTTCCCAGATGGATATCCGTACCCCATAATATTTTCCCTCCGGTTTGGAAAATATTTTTCGCCGGTTTGTTTTTCCGGGCAAGCGTATCGTTTGATAAAGGGATCTTCAGAGTGGCTTTCTCCTGATAACTCTTCAATTCATTGGGCATCAGCGGAACCGGACGTATCATATCCCAGGGCACTGTATCCCGTTTATTCGCGGCACTATCCATTTCCACTTTATAGTCATCATAATATGTTTCGCTCAGGTTCAGGGATTCTTTCTTTTTCTCTTTGGTACCCGTTTCTTTTTGCATCAAACGGGCTAACTTATATGCTTCCCTGTTGGATAGGTCATCTTTTTCCAGTATTTCCCTTATTTCTTTATTCACCTTACCGGCTGCCTTATTGGTGATTTCCGCTTCTGCGAGGTAAGCATCGCTATTTTGCACGGCTTTCCGTTGTTGTTCCGCCTGTAACAACACATCGGGTTTTTTTATAGAGGTACTCTCTTCAACATGGTGGTACTTTACCGAAGAGTTGTATCTGAATACACCCTTATTTCCTAATATCGACCCGTTAAAATCGATTCTGTGGGTAACCGGCAACCAAATGTTATCATTGACTTCATTGAAATAAATCTGTACACGGTAGTCACCACCAATGGGAAATTGTCCGGTCACATCTACCCTGTATACATTCCAGTAGCTATCGGCAATATAAATATAACCTGAGATCACCTGTTTTCCTTTGTGTCTGGGAATAATTTTTATTCTGTTGATGATCCGGTTATCTTCCTCTATAAACCCCTCATAACGGAATTTGTAGTGAGTAAAAGCACTGGATGATAACGGAGAAATGTTGGGAAGAATAGCTTTCGGATCATACACACTGACAGTGACCAATTCCATGATACTCCCGGAATTTTCATCCTGATTGGGAATATTTCCTGTCTTTTTCAATACTTTTTGCCTGTATTTGTTTGGTGCAGTAAATTCGATCTCATTATAAGTTTCTTCCAGATAGGTATTCCCTTCTTTGATCTCTTTTAACTGATCTCCTGCAAGCCTCTTGACCAATCCTGAAATTTTATCGACTTGCAGGGACCCTTTCAGGTATACTTCTGCTTTATATTCCGAGACCTGATTCAGATAATAAGGAGCCATGGCAATGGCCCGGCGCATAATGTCATAAGCAGGATCTTCGTTCTTATTGGAAATGATAACTTCTGCAATTTCATAGGCTTTTTCCTTTAGGAAGATATCAAGTTCAACTGTGCTTTTTCCGATAATTACTGAATGTGTCTGGGTTTCATAACCCAGGCATTGAAAAATACAGGTATATGTACCTTCCGGCATTTTCAATTCATAAGATCCGTTGTCATTGGCCGAGGTGCCCTGTTTTAACTCCTTGATATATAGCGATGCCGCTTCAACCGGATTGCCGTTGATATCGGTGATCCGGCCTTTTAATTCCTGTGCCTGAAGCTTCATTCCTAATAAAGAACAAAACAGAGATACAACAAAGAAATAACGGCATTTTCGAATGTGTGCAATCATCTCAGTGGATTGTTTCCGTAAAATTAAAATAAAAACGATACATAAAAGATTTTATTACATTTTTAGTACCGTAAAACCAACAGTGATACATGTGTGCAAAAAGGATGCCTTTTTCCAGGCTACGGAAAATAAAAAAGCCGTCCTAAAAAAGAACGGCTTTGCAAGCTGTGAGTTAAGATAATTATTAATCTAAAATTTTCAGGCGAATATTGCGGAACCATACGTCGTCACCATGATCCTGAAGACCAATATAGCCTTCGCGGTTCGGTCCGCCGCAATTGTTCAGCAATTCAAAAGCCAGAGGCCATTTTTCCTGACTGAATTTGCTGGCTTGAAGCATTTCAGTCCATTGGGGTGTCCATAAATGGTATTCTACTACATTTTCACCGTTCTGTGCATGAAGAACAGTGCCCTTGAATACAGTAATGGTGGTATTGTTCCATTCTCCAAATGGTTTTGAATTTTGGGGTTTTGCAGGGATCATATCATACAGCGAGGTGGACATACGGTTGCCATCTTTTCCCATTTTGGCATCTACATGGTTTACATTATCCAATACCTGGCTTTCGGGAGAAGAGATATAGATTGGTTGTCCTTTGATTTCCTGGGCCAGATAGAAGATACCGGAATTAGCACCCTTGGCAACTTTCCAATCAATAGACAATTCAAAGTTTTTGAATTTATGTCCGAAAATGATATCGCCACCGTCTTTTTCCTGGGCTTCACCACCACCGGTACCGTTAAATTTAATGGCACCTTCGTCAATCACCCATCTTCCGGGAACTTTATCTTTGTTGTAACCTCTCCATCCGTTAAAAGTTTTTCCGTCAAAAAGGACATAATATCCGTCCTTATCCATGGCGAACTTTTTCAGGTCATATTGGGTTTTTTCCAGAATGGTATATTCAGGAACACCATCTTTTTCGGGAACTACTACTTCTTTAGTAACAATTGTTACCGGTTCCCAAGGTTCAGCAGGAGTGCCTTTAGAGGAGCCACCGCCACAGGATGAGAGCGCAAACAAAATCATCAATGCGCCAACACCCATGTTGATACTTTTTACTTTCATATGATTTGGTTATTATTCGGTTAAGTGATTATTAAACAAGTAAATCCGCATGGGTTTAAAGCATGCGGATTTGTACTATTATTCATTAAAATTACGGCATGGCAGGTAATGACCAACCATCCCTGTAGGTATGCTTGATCAGATCTTCTGCAAATGGTTTTGCGTCAATAGAAATACTTGGCTTATTGAATGAAGGATGACCATCTACGATTTTGAAATCATCCGACAATACCATATTGAATTTATCGCTATCGCCGATATTGGTGAATTTCATATTAGGACCATCCCATAACAGTTCTTTGTTCAAAGCCTGTAAGCGAACACCCAATACACCCATTACTACCATTTCGTTGAATGGGCCTGCTTCTTTAAATGGTGATTTAGTTTCGATACGGGTTGCCGGATTTTCCTTACATGCACGTACCCAATCCATTTCATGTCCGCCCTCCATCGCTTTTTCCACACGACGTTCTGTCTTGGGTGCATTAGGAGTACGACCTGATAACAGCCAAGGCCTAACACCATAACAACCGCAGATCAACGTATCTTTGGTACCATAAAAGATAGCGGCACCACCAGAGTCATTCATATTTTTACCTTCTGGCCATCCGTTAGGCATCATCGGCTTGATTCCACCATCATACCAGCATACCTCTACTTCAGGATATTTCACCTTTTTGGTATTCATGTTGGCACGTGCAGGGAATGTAAATTTAACTGCCTGTGCAGTAGGAGCGCAATCAGTTAACAATAAAGTCGAACTACCCTGTACCTTTGTGGGATAACCCAATTTTAAGCCTTTAAATATCGGATGCATGATGTGGCAGGCCATATCTCCAAGTGCACCTGTTCCATACTCCCACCATCCGCGCCAGTTCCAGGGATGATAAATTTCATGGTAAGGACGCATTTTTGCAGGACCGGTAAACAGATCCCAATTCAGGGTATCAGGAACCCACATACCATTTTTTGGAGTGTTCAAGCCCTGAGGCCAGATAGGACGGTCGGTAAATGTATCTACCTTCTTTACCTCTCCGATTTCTCCATTCTGGATCCACTCGCAAACTAAGTCTACACCTTCTGCGGAACTACCCTGGTTACCCATAGAAGTAGCCACTTTATACTTTTCTGCCAGTTTGGTTAGTAAACGTGACTCATATACAGAATGGGTCAGGGGTTTCTGTACATAAACATGTTTACCCATGGTCATAGCTGTAGCAGCTATGATCGCATGTGTGTGATCTGCTGTTGCAACGATTACTGCGTCAATGGATTTACCCATTTCGTCATACATCTTACGCCAGTCCCAATATTTTTTCGCACCGGGGTTTTCTTTAAATACTTTATCAGTGTATTTCCAGTCGACATCACAAAGAGCAACGATATTCTCAGTAGGTTTCACTCTCTTCAGATTCGCATTACCCATGCCTCCTGCACCAACAACTGCGACATTCAATTTGTCACTCGGAGCTTGATGCCCTAAAACACTTCCCATCGCATGATTGGGTATCACGGTAAAAGCAGCAGCTGCTGTTGCCGATGTCCCAATAAAGGTCCTTCTTGATACTTTGTTTTTCATATTGATTTGTTGTTTTTGAACGAAATATTTATTGTAATATTATAGACAGACATGTAATGCAAATCGACACAAAGATTGCAAAAAAAAACAAGGATTAATATTTATTTTAACATTATTTAAGGTTTTTCTCTTTGGCTGAAGCAGGATGTAATTTTTAAGATTTTCAAAGATACTTTATTTGACAACAAGTAATACTACTTTTCTGCAATTTTTTTTATTCTCTGTAAATGTCTTCCTCCATCGAATGAAGTATTTAAAAATTCATCCACAATCGTATAGACCATTTCCTCTGAAATGAACCTGGCCGGTATCGAACAGATATTGGCATCATTGTGCGCCCGGGCCAGACGGCTTATTTCTGCATTCCAGCAAAGTGCTCCACGTATTCCCTTGTGTTTGTTCACTGTCATATTGATCCCGTTTCCGGTTCCACAAATAGAAATTCCCAGTTCGCAGGAACCTTGTTCCACAGCATTCGCCAGGGGATGTGCGAAATCGGGATAATCAACCGGATCAGGACTTTTCGAACCAAGATCATTGACGGTGTAGCCCTTTTGTTGTAAGTAATCTATTAATTTTAATTTTAGCTGATAACCGGCATGATCATTAGCAATTCCTATCGTTTTCATAAAAATATCCAGATAATATTGTATCGCAAATATACGGTTTTTCTTTTTGCGTCAACTTATTCATGATTAAATTCATATTTTCCTGCAGGGACTTCATAAATTACATAGCCGTCTTTTTCCTCTATTTTTTTTGCATGGCCGCTTTTCTCCACTCCTTTTGCAGGGAAATACACCAAAGCCGAGCTATTTGGCGGGACTTTGACTTTTAAAGATAAACGTCCGTTTTCCCGTTTCCAGTCAGTGGTGATTTTACCTACCGGAGAGTTGTAAGAGGCGTTTGCCCATGAGATATTTGATTCATCAATCATAGGAGGACGTATGATAAACTTACGGAATCCCGGATAATCCGGATTCCTCCTGATACCGGCTACTCCGTCAATATACCATGCTCCCGGATAGAGGTAAGAACTATGTAACAGGGAATGTCCCGGAAGGTCTTTTTCCCACATTTCCCAGATGGTGGTGGCGTCATTTTCCCTCATAAATCCCCAACTCGGATAAGTTGTCTGTGAAGTCATGGAATAAATAAGGTCGTCACGGCCAAGTTCGCGCAATAATTTGAAAAGCATGGCTCCGCCGGTGATCCCTACATTAATGTGTCCTTTACAATTGACCAGTATTTCTTTTTCAAGGCGTTCCATCACCTTGTCTTTTAGTCCGGCAGGAGGGATGTTTGCGAGCAATGCTACCGCCAGATTGCCCATCGACCGGTCAGAATAGCTGAAATCATCCGCGTTATAGTATTTGACATGTACCGCTTTCCTTACCGCTTCTGCCCGTTGATCCCATTCCGCAGCCTTTTCATTTTCACCCAATACCCGGGCTATATTTGCCGCAGTAGAGAGATTGAACACGTAGTAACAACTGTTGAAGCACTCGGCCTGTGGTTTGTTGTTGTTCATTCCCTCAGCCGTAGCTCCCGGCCACAGCCAATCGGCCAGGTAATCCCAATTGCCGCCCCAGCGTACCAGGATGTCATTCTTTGTATGGCCCTTAAGAAAATCCATCCATTTCACGATCAGTTCAAAATTTTCCCTTAGAATGCGTGTATCTCCTTCATGCTGATATATGAACCATGGCAATGTGACGACAATACCACCCCAGGAAGGACCACCACCACCATTGTTGGTGGGTGCGGTATGG encodes:
- the rpiB gene encoding ribose 5-phosphate isomerase B; amino-acid sequence: MKTIGIANDHAGYQLKLKLIDYLQQKGYTVNDLGSKSPDPVDYPDFAHPLANAVEQGSCELGISICGTGNGINMTVNKHKGIRGALCWNAEISRLARAHNDANICSIPARFISEEMVYTIVDEFLNTSFDGGRHLQRIKKIAEK